In the Malassezia vespertilionis chromosome 3, complete sequence genome, one interval contains:
- the rfc1 gene encoding DNA replication factor C complex subunit Rfc1 (EggNog:ENOG503NWJJ; COG:L; BUSCO:EOG09261NW2) has product MGAEKSGVKREAPLDADANKKPKTEPAWRAAAARRAAGPVAHGSKPIPEGKPNCLAGLTLVFTGELSSISREDATDLAKRYGAKVTTAPSSKTSYVVLGENAGVKKLDVIRKNKLRTLDEDGFLALIGERGTHALDPKVAAKLKDDEQKIVAAAKAMGPEKDSTGQLWTDKYAPQQLKELVGNKSNVEKLQAWLHEWPKSRKAQFKKPGPNATNTFKAMLISGSPGIGKTTAVHLVCAMEGYQPLELNASDTRSKKLLESALSDTINNRSIQGWMQGSNDTSNGVHITDHTVIIMDEVDGMSGGDRGGVGAINALIRKTQVPIICICNDRRNPKMQPLYTTAFNMTFVKPTVQQIRSRMLSIAFREKLQIPGEVMDQLIIAAQSDLRLVINMLSSWKLSQNSMSFDESKQFGAANQKPTLQTPFSLYAELSSAQRFGPLNRQSLNDKMDYYFQDHSIVPLMVEENYIKTNPVFAQKEANPQHKDWKHLQLLVKASASISDGDLIDTMIHGPQQHWSLMPHHGIASSVRPCSYIYGANTSFPSFPAFLGQNSKRTRLRRQLVDLQTRLRLRCTGSADDVRESYVSGLLPLVVDPLLQHGQEGIQDVIDNMDAYYLIPEDRETLVELELDDARREEKLKKLPAPVKAALTRAYNAKSHPVVFQRATGGLPAAQKTKVKQLHADGVPDNEDAYGVEEETAETAEWASDEDSDADLSKDRMVKQAKPKGKAKAKPKAAPRAAP; this is encoded by the exons ATGGGCGCGGAAAAGTCGGGCGtgaagcgcgaggcgcCTTTGGACGCGGACGCGAATAAGAAGCCAAAGACGGAGCcggcatggcgtgcagcggctgcaCGTCGTGCGGCTGGTCCGGTCGCGCACGGCTCGAAACCAATCCCCGAGGGCAAGCCAAACTGCCTCGCTGGGCTCACTCTCGTGTTTACCGGTGAGCTCAGCAGCATCTCGCGCGAGGATGCCACGGACCTTGCGAAACGCTATGGCGC CAAGGTCACCACCGCACCGTCTTCCAAGACATCGTACGTGGTATTGGGCGAGAATGCAGGCGTGAAGAAGCTGGACGTGATCCGGAAAAacaagctgcgcacactGGACGAAGACGGCTTTTTAGCACTGATTGGCGAGCGTGGGACGCATGCGCTGGATCCCAAAGTCGCAGCGAAGCTCAAGGACGACGAGCAGAAAATCGTGGCAGCGGCGAAAGCAATGGGCCCCGAAAAAGACAGCACGGGCCAGCTCTGGACGGACAAGTATGCACCGCAGCAGCTCAAGGAGCTGGTGGGAAACAAGAGCAACGTCGAGAAGCTCCAGGCATGGCTGCACGAGTGGCCGAAAtcgcgcaaggcgcagtTTAAAAAACCAGGCCCGAACGCGACGAACACGTTCAAAGCGATGCTCATTTCCGGCTCGCCGGGGATCGGCAAGACGACTGCGGTGCATTTAGTGTGTGCCATGGAGGGGTACCAGCCCCTCGAGCTTAATGCCAGCGATACGCGGAGCAAGAAGCTGCTGGAGAGTGCGCTTAGCGATACAATCAACAACCGCTCTATTCAAGGCTGGATGCAAGGCAGCAACGACACCTCCAACGGAGTTCATATCACAGACCACACCGTCATCATTATGGACGAGGTCGACGGCATGTCCGGCGGCGATCGTGGCGGTGTTGGCGCGATCAATGCGCTTATCCGCAAGACGCAAGTGCCCATCATCTGCATCTGCAACGACCGGCGCAACCCCAAAATGCAGCCGCTTTACACCACCGCGTTCAACATGACATTTGTGAAGCCAACCGTGCAGCAGATCCGCTCGCGGATGCTGTCCATCGCCTTTCGCGAAAAGCTGCAGATCCCGGGAGAAGTGATGGACCAGCTCATTattgcggcgcagagcgACCTGCGTCTTGTCATTAACATGCTCTCCAGCTGGAAACTCTCGCAAAATAGCATGTCATTTGACGAGAGCAAGCAGTTCGGCGCGGCCAACCAGAAACCAACGCTCCAAACACCTTTTTCGCTCTATGCGGAACTTagcagcgcacagcgtTTCGGCCCACTGAACCGGCAATCACTTAACGATAAGATGGATTACTATTTCCAGGACCATTCCATTGTTCCCCTCATGGTAGAGGAAAACTATATCAAGACCAATCCCGTCTTTGCGCAAAAGGAGGCCAATCCGCAGCACAAAGACTGGAAACacttgcagctgctcgtcaaggcaagcgcctcgatcTCCGACGGCGACTTGATCGATACCATGATACATGGGCCGCAACAGCACTGGTCGCTCATGCCGCATCACGGCATTGCTTCGAGTGTGCGGCCGTGCTCGTATATATACGGGGCAAACACCAGCTTTCCCTCTTTTCCCGCGTTCCTCGGGCAGAATtcgaagcgcacgcgactgcgccgccagcTCGTCGATTTACAAACCCGGCTACGGCTCCGCTGCACGGGATCGGCAgacgatgtgcgcgagagcTACGTATCTGGCCTCTTGCCTTTGGTTGTGGACCCCCTGCTACAACACGGGCAAGAAGGAATCCAGGACGTGATCGACAATATGGATGCGTACTACCTTATTCCTGAGGACCGCGAAacgctcgtcgagctcgagcttgacgatgcgcggcgcgaagaaaAGCTGAAAAAGCTCCCGGCGCCCGTCAAGGCAGCATTGACGCGCGCATACAACGCCAAGAGCCACCCGGTCGTATTCCAGCGCGCTACCGGTGGTCTTCCTGCCGCACAGAAGACCAAGGTGAAGCAGCTACACGCGGATGGTGTACCCGACAACGAGGATGCATATGGG GTCGAGGAAGAAACGGCCGAGACTGCCGAATGGGCGTCGGACGAGGACTCCGACGCAGACTTGTCCAAGGACCGTATGGTGAAGCAGGCAAAGCCCAAAGGCAAAGCCAAGGCGAAGCCCaaggcagcgccgcgcgccgccccaTAG
- the RGP1 gene encoding Golgi membrane exchange factor (Ric1p-Rgp1p) subunit (COG:S; EggNog:ENOG503NWFK) produces the protein MDLEPRSALVVAVTPTEPSCFAGELFECEIRFTNTNKPQSAARHAPPAMRRSVSQAASSPAHEPKGTRLGLVGMESTSKHGAAALGRGQPPRRGHQHKFSSRSEAWAKPNETPQRSDLAVHGTHPHARQKSIVEHQVEDLSRSFGLMHAAERPPSPLETASPRVDTFAIGQAAGVDATLRESLTTWTREQNTTQTSPLFPDAGVIPHGYEKLIWAFAQFGGTMELDHHLVRSADFEALRLRLARGEVGANTPQDPGTPSSADRTPRVVGGGELDFDTEIEAGSIEIETGASASDMRASHTPSVAALAALLFRYTAPSGTSRALHTPRHMRTGSTLSDIRNRTLLSKTLPTYSTPPTILGTDLLLAPGESKTFTFRMRLPPDLPPSFHGHAVHFDYYVTVGTNRIDTNAARSPARQQSRLLHIPIRVYNHVTPSGADTCFDLLNPIVSAVPHATVASNKADAGGDRDEIVTLLEMLRAGDAASATTLRGDVATFSCMDAANELTRTAGKVSYDIAKDGHIAAVLMLGRARYRLGDSVQALLRMNLPDTHVRIVRLTAALESCEEVDPSLATLPSARVQRHTRQVYATHHESTLDTRQTSFVLMIPSGATPAFSTSGIQHRWSLRVSLLTATCTRLEDGTRVGVPMPPHLVGAQDAYAAFHTSYHGVTTLSGVQTEGGVETEARLDIVECSVPVSVLPNSAKTKTVPIELYA, from the coding sequence ATGGATCTCGAGCCGCGGTCTGCGTTGGTCGTCGCTGTGACGCCCACGGAGCCGTCGTGCTTTGCAGGCGAGCTCTTTGAATGCGAGATCAGGTTTACCAACACCAATAAaccgcagagcgcggcgcgccatgcacccCCGGCGATGCGACGGTCCGTCTCGCAAGCCGCTAGCAGCCCGGCGCACGAACCAAAAGGCACGCGACTGGGGCTCGTGGGCATGGAGAGTACcagcaagcacggcgcggctgcgctTGGACGCGGCCAGCCTCCGCGGCGTGGGCACCAGCACAAATTCTCGTCGCGGTCCGAAGCGTGGGCGAAACCGAACGAAACGCCGCAGCGGTCAGACCtggccgtgcacggcacaCATCCtcacgcgcgccaaaagtCGATCGTTGAGCACCAAGTCGAGGATCTCAGTCGTTCGTTCGGGCTCATGCATGCGGCCGAGCGGCCGCCGAGCCCTCTTGAGACTGCGTCGCCGCGGGTGGATACGTTTGCCATCGGCCAAGCCGCCGGCGTcgacgcgacgctgcgcgagtcgCTCACTACGTGGACTCGCGAGCAGAACACGACGCAAACGTCGCCGCTGTTTCCCGACGCTGGCGTCATTCCGCACGGATACGAAAAACTAATTTGGGCGTTTGCCCAGTTTGGCGGCACCATGGAGTTGGACCACCAtctcgtgcgcagcgccgactttgaagcgctgcgcctgcgacTCGCACGCGGCGAGGTCGGTGCGAATACCCCCCAAGATCCAGGCACGCCAAGTTCCGCGGACCGCACTCcgcgcgtcgtcggcggcggcgaacTGGACTTTGATACCGAGATCGAAGCCGGCTCGATTGAGATCGAGACGGGTGCGTCGGCCTCAGACATGCGTGCGTCGCACACTCCCTCTGTTGCAGCACTCGCCGCCCTGCTCTTCCGCTACACTGCGCCCTCAGGCACGagtcgtgcgctgcatacCCCTCGGCACATGCGTACGGGCTCGACCCTCTCTGATATCCGCAACCGCACACTGCTGAGCAAGACACTACCGACCTACTCGACTCCGCCGACGATCCTCGGCACAGActtgctgcttgcgccgggcgAGTCGAAGACGTTCACGTTCCGGATGCGCCTCCCGCCGGATCTTCCGCCGTCGTTCCATGGCCACGCTGTGCATTTCGATTACTATGTCACGGTAGGGACCAACAGGATCGACACCAACGCAGCCCGCAGCCCTGCTCGGCAGCAGTCGCGCCTCCTGCACATTCCCATTCGTGTTTATAACCACGTcacgccgagcggcgccgaTACGTGCTTCGATTTGCTGAATCCAATCGTGTCGGCAGTTCCCCACGCGACCGTTGCATCGAACAAGGCGGATGCCGGGGGCGATCGCGACGAGATAGTCACGCTGCTTGAGATGCTGCGTGCCGGCGACGCGGCGTCTGCAACAACTCTCCGCGGCGACGTGGCGACGTTTAGCTGCATGGACGCGGCAAACGAATTGACGCGCACCGCGGGCAAAGTCTCGTACGATATTGCCAAGGACGGGCACATCGCGGCTGTGCTTATGttgggccgcgcgcgctacCGACTTGGTGAcagcgtgcaagcgctcttgcgcatgAATCTCCCAGATACCCATGTACGGATTGTTAGACTCACGGCGGCGCTAGAGTCCTGCGAGGAAGTAGACCCCTCGCTGGCGACGCTTCCATCTGCGCgagtgcagcggcacacaAGGCAGGTGTACGCAACGCACCACGAATCTACATTGGATACGCGGCAGACGAGCTTTGTCTTGATGATtccgagcggcgcaacacCGGCATTCAGCACGAGCGGCATTCAGCACAGGTGGTCGttgcgcgtctcgctcTTGACTGCGACTTGTACACGGCTAGAAGACGGCACGCGTGTGGGTGTGCCGATGCCGCCGCATCTTGTGGGTGCGCAGGATGCATATGCTGCGTTCCACACGTCGTACCATGGCGTGACAACATTAAGTGGCGTGCAGACAGAAGGAGGCGTCGAGACAGAGGCACGGCTTGATATCGTAGAGTGCTCCGTGCCCGTCTCCGTGCTTCCAAACAGCGCCAAGACCAAAACGGTACCTATCGAACTGTATGCATAG
- a CDS encoding uncharacterized protein (COG:J; EggNog:ENOG503NWIS) produces MVLGPSPSATAAPAGANAEHRAAPSALPQGAASMLPKTLVADARADASQVQNGAHRSLAPGEAALFNEGFLFDDELESADDSTFVRKYNLSGDDDKFPMLFRQQGFNNALSTFSSALDLAPLSQMSSRSGRAQPGSNVSTLSPWLHATPTDFQRRVDDIAVADLSHSTHSLSVHDSQHSLAPGAMRPMSSAAPGIHSDARAVRPAAPFSAELFAEKELQPGAYNGLGVAPTPKPGMHLAPGTRPASAHSASFVPIRNGVPVDENRFPAEPPNQRFPRFRGKDESRRKQNGRAFSGEAVSADAEQFRNVRRSDLDPSTTRLEDLAGEMSQLCKDQYGCRFLQKKLEENVPEQCDMIFTETFPYFAELMTDPFGNYLCQKLLEYCSDAQRDQIVDAIAADLVTISLNMHGTRAVQKTIDFISTPSQTKTVIDALSRNVVSLIKDLNGNHVIQKCLNRLYAEQNQFIYDAVAAKCVDVATHRHGCCVLQRCIDHASDQQRFQLAKEITANTLQLVQDPFGNYVVQYVLDLNNADFNEAMVHQFLGNVCMLSMQKFSSNVIEKCIRVSQPSIRKLLVHELIDETRLESLLRDSFANYVVQTSLDYAEPTQRTQLVECIRPILPAIRNTPYGKRIQSRLQRESPEFVNGSADGRFAGPPRGQGVFQGRSGGRNMPFSASVGAGRGRGARRGKGDPMYPNSNVGGGDVQMEQFFPAQNGEIPLYPSVGTLDFTEPAPNVAQVPTDLVFGGLSRGKMQW; encoded by the coding sequence ATGGTGCTAGGCCCATCACCGAGCGCcacagcggcgcctgcaggcgcaaacgCCGAGCACCGTGCCGCACCGTCGGCCTtgccgcaaggcgctgcatctaTGCTGCCGAAAACGCTCGTCGCGGATGCGAGAGCGGACGCGTCCCAAGTCCAAAATGGCGCACATCGATCGCTGGCTCCTggcgaagcggcgctgttCAACGAAGGCTTCTTGtttgacgacgagctgGAGAGTGCGGACGACTCGACCTTTGTGCGCAAGTACAACTTGTCgggcgacgacgacaaaTTTCCCATGCTTTTTCGGCAGCAAGGCTTTAACAATGCGCTTTCCACGTTTTCCTCCGCGCTCGACCTCGCGCCATTGTCGCAAATGTCGTCGCGCTCCGGCCGTGCACAGCCAGGGTCAAATGTCTCGACGCTTTCTCCTTGGCTGCATGCAACGCCGACCGATTTTCAGCGCCGCGTAGACGATATTGCCGTTGCAGACTTGTCCCATTCCACGCACTCGCTCAGCGTCCACGACTCGCAGCACTCGCTTGCTCCCGGTGCTATGCGCCCAATGAgtagcgcagcgcctggcATTCATTCCGACGCGCGTGCCGTCCGCCCAGCGGCCCCCTTTTCGGCTgagctctttgccgagaaGGAGCTGCAGCCCGGCGCGTACAATGgactcggcgtcgcgccaaCGCCCAAGCCCGGCATGCATCTCGCTCCAGGCACGAGGCCAGCGTCGGCGCACAGTGCGTCCTTTGTACCCATTCGCAACGGAGTCCCCGTGGACGAGAATCGGTTTCCTGCCGAGCCGCCAAACCAGCGCTTTCCGCGCTTCCGGGGCAAGGACgaatcgcgccgcaagcaaAACGGCCGCGCCTTCTCTGGCGAGGCCGTGTCTGCGGATGCAGAACAGTTCCGCaacgtgcggcgctccgaTCTGGATcccagcacgacgcgcctgGAGGACTTGGCCGGCGAAATGtcgcagctgtgcaaggaCCAGTATGGATGCCGCTTCCTGCAAAAGAAACTGGAAGAAAACGTGCCTGAGCAGTGCGACATGATCTTTACTGAGACTTTCCCTTACTTTGCCGAACTGATGACCGATCCATTCGGAAATTACTTGTGCCAAAAGCTGCTCGAGTACTGCTccgatgcacagcgcgacCAAATTGTCGACGCGATTGCCGCTGATCTCGTCACAATCTCGCTCAacatgcacggcacgcGTGCGGTGCAGAAGACGATCGACTTTATTTCCACTCCCTCGCAGACCAAGACTGTCATCGATGCACTTTCGCGCAACGTTGTCAGTCTGATCAAAGACTTGAACGGCAACCATGTCATCCAAAAGTGTCTTAACCGCTTGTATGCCGAGCAGAACCAGTTTATCTACGATGCAGTGGCTGCCAAGTGTGTCGACGTCGCGACGCACCGCCACGGCTGCTGcgttttgcagcgctgtATTGACCACGCGTCCGACCAGCAACGGTTCCAGTTGGCCAAGGAGATTACAGCCAatacgctgcagctcgtACAGGATCCCTTCGGCAACTATGTCGTGCAGTACGTGCTGGACCTCAACAATGCCGACTTCAACGAAGCGATGGTCCACCAGTTCCTCGGCAATGTCTGCATGCTCTCCATGCAAAAGTTTAGCTCGAACGTGATTGAAAAATGCATTCGCGTGTCGCAGCCAAGCATCAGGAAGCTGCTGGTCCACGAGCTGATCGACGAGACGCGCCTCGAGTCTCTCTTGCGCGACTCGTTCGCCAACTACGTGGTGCAGACCAGCCTGGACTATGCAGAGCCGACACAGCGCACACAACTGGTCGAGTGCATCCGTCCCATTCTCCCGGCTATTCGCAACACGCCGTATGGGAAGCGCATCCAGAGCCGTCTCCAGCGCGAGTCGCCCGAGTTCGTGAATGGCTCGGCGGATGGCCGCTTTGCTGGTCCGCCGCGCGGTCAAGGCGTTTTTCAggggcgcagcggcgggcGCAACATGCCTTTCTCGGCGTCGGTCGGCGCGGGCAGAGGCAGaggtgcgcgccgcggcaagggCGACCCCATGTATCCCAACAGCAATGTTGGGGGCGGCGATGTACAAATGGAGCAGTTCTTTCCTGCACAAAACGGCGAAATCCCTCTTTATCCATCGGTGGGCACATTGGATTTTACGGAACCTGCACCAAACGTTGCGCAGGTGCCGACTGATTTGGTCTTTGGAGGGCTGTCCCGGGGCAAAATGCAATGGTAG